Proteins encoded within one genomic window of Ovis aries strain OAR_USU_Benz2616 breed Rambouillet chromosome 1, ARS-UI_Ramb_v3.0, whole genome shotgun sequence:
- the LOC101122645 gene encoding histone H2A type 2-C, whose protein sequence is MSGRGKQGGKARAKAKSRSSRAGLQFPVGRVHRLLRKGNYAERVGAGAPVYMAAVLEYLTAEILELAGNAARDNKKTRIIPRHLQLAIRNDEELNKLLGKVTIAQGGVLPNIQAVLLPKKTESHKAKSK, encoded by the coding sequence ATGTCTGGTCGCGGAAAGCAGGGAGGCAAGGCCCGGGCGAAGGCCAAGTCGCGTTCGTCCCGTGCAGGCTTGCAGTTCCCGGTAGGGCGAGTGCATCGCCTGCTGCGCAAAGGCAACTACGCTGAGCGGGTGGGGGCCGGCGCGCCCGTCTACATGGCGGCGGTTCTGGAGTATCTGACGGCCGAGATCCTGGAGCTTGCCGGCAACGCGGCGCGAGACAACAAAAAGACGCGCATCATTCCTCGTCACCTGCAGCTGGCCATCCGCAACGACGAAGAGCTGAACAAGCTGTTAGGCAAGGTTACCATCGCGCAAGGCGGCGTTTTGCCCAACATCCAGGCCGTTTTATTACCAAAGAAAACCGAAAGCCATAAAGCCAAAAGCAAATAA
- the LOC101122904 gene encoding histone H2A type 2-B — protein MSGRGKQGGKARAKAKSRSSRAGLQFPVGRVHRLLRKGNYAERVGAGAPVYLAAVLEYLTAEILELAGNAARDNKKTRIIPRHLQLAVRNDEELNKLLGGVTIAQGGVLPNIQAVLLPKKTESHKPGKNK, from the coding sequence ATGTCAGGCCGCGGAAAGCAGGGAGGCAAAGCTCGGGCCAAGGCCAAGTCGCGCTCATCCCGCGCTGGCCTTCAGTTCCCTGTAGGGCGAGTGCACCGCCTGCTGCGCAAAGGGAACTACGCCGAAAGGGTGGGGGCCGGCGCACCGGTGTACTTGGCGGCAGTGCTGGAGTACCTGACCGCGGAAATCCTGGAGCTGGCGGGCAACGCCGCCCGAGACAACAAGAAGACGCGCATCATCCCTCGCCATTTGCAACTGGCCGTGAGAAATGATGAAGAGCTCAACAAGTTACTCGGGGGTGTCACTATTGCCCAGGGCGGTGTCTTACCCAATATCCAGGCAGTCTTATTGCCCAAAAAAACGGAGAGTCACAAGCCTGGCAAGAATAAGTAA
- the LOC101122398 gene encoding histone H2B type 2-E, giving the protein MPEPAKSAPAPKKGSKKAVTKAQKKDGKKRKRSRKESYSIYVYKVLKQVHPDTGISSKAMGIMNSFVNDIFERIAGEASRLAHYNKRSTITSREIQTAVRLLLPGELAKHAVSEGTKAVTKYTSSK; this is encoded by the coding sequence ATGCCTGAGCCGGCAAAATCCGCTCCCGCGCCCAAGAAGGGCTCCAAGAAAGCCGTCACCAAAGCCCAAAAGAAAGACGGCAAGAAGCGCAAGCGCAGCCGCAAGGAGAGCTATTCCATCTACGTGTACAAGGTGCTGAAGCAGGTGCACCCAGACACCGGTATTTCGTCCAAGGCCATGGGCATCATGAACTCATTTGTCAACGACATCTTCGAGCGCATCGCGGGCGAAGCGTCGCGCTTGGCGCATTACAACAAGCGCTCAACCATCACGTCTCGGGAGATCCAGACGGCCGTGCGCCTGCTGCTGCCTGGCGAGCTGGCCAAGCATGCCGTGTCCGAGGGCACCAAGGCGGTCACCAAGTACACCAGCTCCAAGTGA